The proteins below are encoded in one region of Styela clava chromosome 4, kaStyClav1.hap1.2, whole genome shotgun sequence:
- the LOC144422173 gene encoding uncharacterized protein LOC144422173, whose amino-acid sequence MLERANFQPVLQGKKINDELELVCRVDWPSYVRKYLSPSATITKLPIVTEMPFVTDLSSINGSSSVREVSFITESSSVSELTTVTLPNAVDILHTDSDDSRRTDDTYCIRKKPRNQTRYITSTP is encoded by the exons ATGTTGGAACGAGCCAATTTTCAAC CGGTACTgcaaggaaaaaaaattaatgacgAATTGGAACTTGTTTGCAGAGTGGATTGGCCATCATATGTCAG AAAATATCTATCTCCATCTGCTACCATCACTAAGTTGCCAATTGTCACTGAGATGCCATTTGTCACGGACCTATCGTCGATCAATGGGTCGTCATCTGTCAGAGAGGTATCATTTATAACAGAGTCATCATCTGTCAGTGAGTTAACAACTGTCACTTTACCTAACG cTGTCGACATATTACACACTGACAGTGATGACTCCAGACGCACAGATGATACCTACTGTATCAGGAAAAAACCCAGAAACCAAACAAG ATATATTACATCTACACCCTAA